A window of the Leptospira ellinghausenii genome harbors these coding sequences:
- a CDS encoding ThiF family adenylyltransferase, with the protein MLILEKSLLISSANRFEEHSPKVIEMIEAICSNSDFKLVESRIFELEDKEIEILIVDVKCTSIKSRNSVGIFNRERLAILYSEKFHDSFRVSPIRENFPENVLHTNFPTEEIPKTLCLYFESWKDIERNWTPQNFLMRICWWLIETSTGTLHSDTQELERPYFASPLQLLLPDSIQELKSSNDYCFYFDNESNVIRICLDYRLANCSILILELDPINHTRVFPTPQNLKELEEQFLKRSSSVINVLRQQILLKITPNGTPINDINKSTFILLKFNRFDTLGKLIESPDMFAFYIHESIGTLGMKLGALVKSPTDSSNYFINHNFGKEICQTQADDITLNEIRLLPVEVVNPLTREFASRMSGISLGDGSFIGILIGAGSLGSTLAEIWSKSSWGNWIIFDGDQIKPHNIFRHIAKEKDIGRNKAELVGELMNQNFSPGKSFALHQSEDFNLDKSLEDVDLIVDASASLHLLRDISRSDHVARGCTLFFNQTGIGGVLFLEDKKRSKKLDLLELNYFRALINEEWGDGFLETDIEKQRVGSSCSDISVVLSYEKVLLLSSSLSSLLRMKVKESDSSLVILKINEESGGIDSYSIELFDQKTVVIGVWSIVYNTFVERKLFSLRSKHLPNETGGIVIGYIDQKTKTIYIVDITEAPEDSKSTASGFVRGTKGLNEYIQRIKIRTANNCGYIGDWHSHPVGNSSEASHTDLSSLNEFSEIMKTEGLPILMVIVGEDIGFNIK; encoded by the coding sequence TTGTTGATTTTAGAAAAATCACTATTGATTTCTTCAGCGAATCGCTTTGAGGAGCATTCGCCTAAAGTCATTGAGATGATTGAGGCAATTTGTAGCAACTCTGATTTTAAACTCGTTGAATCTAGAATTTTTGAATTAGAGGACAAAGAAATAGAGATTCTCATTGTCGACGTTAAATGCACTTCAATAAAAAGTAGAAATTCTGTTGGTATATTTAATAGAGAAAGATTAGCTATTCTTTATTCAGAAAAATTTCATGATTCCTTTCGAGTTTCTCCAATTAGAGAAAATTTTCCCGAAAATGTTCTACATACAAATTTTCCAACTGAAGAAATACCTAAAACATTGTGTTTATATTTTGAATCTTGGAAGGATATTGAACGAAATTGGACTCCTCAAAATTTTCTTATGCGAATTTGTTGGTGGTTGATTGAAACTTCCACAGGAACTTTGCATTCTGATACACAGGAACTTGAAAGACCATACTTTGCAAGTCCTCTTCAATTACTATTGCCAGATTCAATTCAAGAATTAAAATCATCTAACGATTATTGCTTCTATTTTGATAATGAAAGTAATGTCATTAGAATTTGCTTAGATTATCGATTAGCTAATTGTAGTATATTGATACTCGAGCTTGATCCAATTAATCATACACGAGTTTTCCCGACTCCTCAAAACTTGAAAGAACTTGAAGAACAGTTCTTAAAGAGATCCTCTTCTGTTATTAATGTATTAAGGCAGCAGATTCTACTTAAAATTACTCCGAATGGAACTCCCATTAACGATATAAATAAAAGCACATTTATTCTATTGAAATTTAACAGATTTGATACTTTGGGAAAATTGATTGAAAGTCCTGATATGTTTGCCTTTTATATTCATGAATCTATTGGAACGTTAGGTATGAAGTTAGGTGCATTGGTAAAATCTCCTACCGACTCAAGTAATTATTTTATTAATCATAATTTTGGAAAAGAAATTTGTCAAACTCAGGCTGACGATATCACATTAAACGAAATTCGGCTTTTACCAGTTGAAGTTGTGAATCCTTTAACACGAGAATTTGCTTCTCGTATGTCAGGTATTTCGTTGGGTGATGGATCGTTTATTGGAATTTTAATCGGAGCTGGATCATTGGGTAGTACGCTTGCTGAAATTTGGTCAAAATCCAGTTGGGGAAATTGGATTATTTTTGATGGCGATCAAATTAAACCGCATAATATTTTTCGGCATATTGCAAAAGAAAAGGATATTGGAAGAAACAAAGCAGAGCTAGTTGGAGAATTAATGAACCAGAATTTTTCTCCTGGTAAATCTTTTGCATTGCATCAATCCGAAGATTTTAATTTAGATAAAAGTTTAGAAGATGTAGACCTGATAGTAGATGCAAGTGCATCGTTACATTTACTCAGAGACATTTCAAGGTCAGACCATGTTGCAAGAGGATGTACTTTGTTTTTTAATCAAACTGGAATAGGAGGTGTATTATTTTTAGAAGATAAGAAAAGATCAAAAAAACTAGATCTCCTGGAACTAAATTACTTTAGAGCTTTGATTAATGAAGAATGGGGGGATGGCTTTCTGGAAACCGATATTGAAAAGCAACGCGTTGGATCTAGTTGTAGTGATATTTCGGTAGTTCTGTCATATGAAAAAGTTCTTCTACTATCTTCGTCATTATCAAGTCTACTTCGTATGAAGGTAAAGGAAAGTGATTCAAGTTTAGTCATTCTAAAAATAAATGAAGAATCTGGAGGTATAGATTCGTATTCGATTGAACTTTTTGACCAAAAGACGGTTGTTATAGGTGTTTGGTCTATTGTTTATAATACTTTTGTAGAACGTAAATTGTTTTCGCTTAGATCAAAACATTTACCAAATGAAACTGGAGGGATTGTTATTGGATATATTGATCAGAAAACGAAGACAATTTATATCGTAGATATAACAGAGGCACCTGAAGATAGCAAATCAACTGCATCTGGCTTTGTTCGTGGCACAAAAGGTTTAAACGAATATATTCAGAGAATAAAAATCCGAACTGCAAATAATTGTGGTTATATCGGAGATTGGCATTCTCATCCAGTAGGTAATTCTTCTGAAGCTAGTCATACTGATTTATCATCACTGAATGAGTTTTCTGAAATTATGAAAACAGAAGGTTTACCTATATTGATGGTTATTGTAGGTGAAGATATTGGATTTAATATAAAATAG
- a CDS encoding helix-turn-helix domain-containing protein, with translation MSINEIIARKIRELRESSFSGKGISQTELAKKLNKTANTISRWETGEYKPKIEDLYELAKFFKVSILTFLPEDSIGPQKEQRIEMMFRGMSGLSENELNEVSTYMEFYLTKKRINAEQKKTPGRKRKDESNTF, from the coding sequence GTGAGCATAAACGAAATAATCGCCCGTAAAATAAGAGAGCTTAGAGAATCTAGCTTTTCTGGCAAAGGTATCTCTCAGACGGAATTAGCAAAAAAACTAAATAAGACAGCAAATACAATATCTAGATGGGAAACAGGTGAATATAAACCAAAAATCGAAGACCTTTATGAACTAGCTAAGTTTTTTAAAGTCTCCATACTGACCTTTTTACCAGAAGATTCTATCGGGCCTCAAAAAGAACAACGAATAGAGATGATGTTTAGAGGAATGTCAGGCCTTTCCGAAAATGAGCTAAATGAAGTTTCAACATATATGGAATTTTACCTTACCAAAAAAAGGATAAATGCCGAGCAAAAGAAAACCCCAGGAAGAAAAAGAAAAGATGAATCAAACACGTTTTGA
- a CDS encoding patatin-like phospholipase family protein, giving the protein MKQEVKHISLALSGGGVRAAAFHAGVIRFLAENRLLEQIQHISTVSGGSLLIGLVYSLNKNNFPTSKEYLDLISKKLKYTFTEKSLQRTAIYRLVFNPKNWLHIFSRAFVVADALEVCWNISGKFKDLPPMPVWSINATTAETGKRFRFKGNRIGEYTLGYADAGDFPLSQAMAVSAAFPGGIGPLKIRKKSFTWEKKNSWGSSEDDVSTVENETINLYDGGVYDNLGIEPLFDCGSQEFKPQDKLTFDYLIVSDAGLPLEKAVIPGILNPLRFLRLFNLVLDQTRSLRIRSFMNFIKKTKKGAYIYIGIYSMQRDGDGYSILTDKSRNKSAQYPTTLSRMDIDDYDEIEMQGFKTAEAVIKLKK; this is encoded by the coding sequence ATGAAACAAGAAGTAAAACACATCAGTTTAGCTTTATCTGGAGGAGGAGTTCGAGCAGCAGCATTCCATGCGGGCGTAATCCGTTTTCTGGCAGAAAATAGACTACTAGAGCAAATACAGCATATATCAACCGTATCAGGTGGTAGTTTATTAATAGGGCTGGTCTATTCATTAAACAAAAATAATTTTCCTACTTCAAAAGAATATTTAGATCTAATTTCGAAAAAATTGAAATATACTTTTACTGAAAAATCGTTACAGAGAACTGCTATATATAGATTAGTTTTTAATCCAAAAAATTGGTTACATATTTTCTCTAGAGCTTTTGTAGTTGCAGATGCTCTTGAAGTCTGCTGGAACATTAGCGGCAAGTTTAAAGATTTACCACCAATGCCCGTATGGTCAATTAATGCGACTACTGCCGAGACAGGTAAAAGATTCCGTTTCAAGGGTAATCGGATAGGAGAATATACATTAGGCTATGCTGATGCAGGAGATTTTCCATTAAGCCAGGCTATGGCAGTGTCAGCTGCATTCCCAGGTGGAATTGGGCCTTTGAAGATAAGAAAAAAATCTTTCACCTGGGAAAAGAAAAATAGTTGGGGTTCTTCGGAAGACGATGTATCTACTGTAGAAAATGAAACCATTAATTTATATGATGGTGGTGTTTATGATAATTTGGGGATAGAACCACTATTTGATTGTGGCAGTCAAGAATTTAAACCTCAGGATAAGTTGACTTTTGATTATCTCATTGTGTCTGATGCAGGCTTGCCTTTAGAGAAAGCAGTAATACCTGGTATTCTCAATCCGCTTAGATTTCTTCGGTTATTTAACTTAGTTTTAGATCAAACAAGGTCACTTAGAATAAGATCTTTTATGAATTTTATTAAGAAAACTAAGAAGGGTGCATATATATATATTGGCATTTACTCTATGCAGAGAGATGGGGATGGATATTCAATTCTTACTGACAAATCCAGGAATAAATCGGCACAATATCCGACTACATTGTCCAGAATGGACATTGATGATTATGATGAAATAGAAATGCAGGGATTTAAAACTGCTGAAGCAGTAATTAAATTAAAAAAATAA
- a CDS encoding ImmA/IrrE family metallo-endopeptidase has product MNQTRFEYYESLKSGANQLRKKYEIDSPRILPNEIKKIMKAEGIQEIVYWNDFKNVRGAYIIHEGISHVVVNKNLKRDPKTFTLAHELKHHLYDKELGSLYCSNNNIHEKLEIGAEVFAAELLFPDQLYLFHLHELGVTRENFQPEHLVLLKYTTDTTLSYSGLAKKAEFLQIAEKGSLSRIKWEKLRDEVLGDKIYKRSA; this is encoded by the coding sequence ATGAATCAAACACGTTTTGAATATTATGAATCCTTAAAATCTGGGGCAAATCAGCTTAGAAAAAAATATGAAATTGATTCACCAAGAATCTTACCAAATGAAATTAAGAAAATTATGAAGGCAGAAGGAATTCAAGAAATAGTATATTGGAATGACTTCAAAAATGTTCGAGGGGCATATATAATTCATGAAGGAATTTCACATGTAGTAGTGAATAAAAACCTAAAAAGAGATCCAAAAACCTTCACATTAGCTCATGAACTGAAACATCATTTATATGATAAAGAACTCGGCAGCCTTTATTGCTCGAACAATAACATACACGAAAAACTTGAAATTGGTGCAGAAGTTTTTGCAGCAGAGTTACTATTTCCAGACCAATTGTATCTTTTCCATCTTCATGAGCTGGGAGTTACACGTGAAAATTTTCAACCAGAACACTTAGTTTTATTAAAATATACAACTGACACGACCCTAAGTTATTCTGGTTTAGCCAAAAAAGCAGAATTCCTACAAATTGCAGAAAAAGGAAGTTTAAGTAGAATTAAATGGGAAAAACTAAGAGATGAAGTTTTAGGCGATAAGATTTACAAGAGAAGTGCTTAG